A single window of Eucalyptus grandis isolate ANBG69807.140 chromosome 1, ASM1654582v1, whole genome shotgun sequence DNA harbors:
- the LOC104442372 gene encoding reticulon-like protein B8 isoform X1: MPEIITAENIFNEIKETIGENVLKQKSVSFIEGDKADAVTSQFKRLFGRQKPIHRLFGGGKSADVLLWRNKKISGGVLAGATAIWVLLEWLDYHFLTLVCFTLILGMLAQFLWSNVSGLLSSRSASKPPRLVVPNDVFVDIGKSVGAEVNEALKFLQDVALGGNLKQFLIVVGSLWAAAIIGSWCNFITVLYIGFVAAHTLPVLYERYEDQVDSFGDQVLDQLQHHYRKLDTVLLSRIPKGKLTAKKFE, from the exons ATGCCTGAGATAATAACAGCCGAGAATATATTCAACGAGATTAAGGAAACAATCGGTGAAAATGTTCTTAAGCAGAAGTCTGTTTCATTCATTGAGGGGGACAAGGCCGACGCAGTTACTTCTCAATTTAAAAGGCTCTTTGGACGCCAGAAGCCGATTCACCGTCTATTTGGGGGTGGAAAAT CTGCTGATGTGTTACTGTGGAGGAACAAAAAGATCTCAGGAGGTGTCTTAGCCGGTGCAACTGCTATATGGGTGCTTTTGGAGTGGCTTGACTACCACTTTCTGACGCTTGTATGTTTCACTCTCATCCTTGGCATGCTAGCTCAGTTTCTGTGGTCAAATGTTTCTGGGTTGCTGAGCAG cAGGTCAGCATCCAAACCCCCTCGTCTTGTGGTGCCTAATGATGTCTTTGTTGACATCGGGAAGTCTGTAGGAGCTGAGGTTAACGAAGCTTTGAAATTCCTTCAGGATGTTGCTCTGGGAGGAAACTTGAAGCAATTCCTCATT GTTGTGGGGAGCCTTTGGGCAGCAGCTATAATAGGAAGCTGGTGCAATTTTATAACAGTGTTGTACATTG GTTTTGTTGCTGCTCACACATTACCTGTTCTGTATGAGCGATATGAAGATCAAGTCGACAGCTTCGGTGACCAGGTCCTGGACCAGCTTCAGCATCACTATCGTAAATTGGATACTGTTCTTCTCAGCAGGATCCCCAAAGGGAAGCTCACGGCCAAGAAGTTCGAATAG
- the LOC104442372 gene encoding reticulon-like protein B8 isoform X2, producing the protein MPEIITAENIFNEIKETIGENVLKQKSVSFIEGDKADAVTSQFKRLFGRQKPIHRLFGGGKSADVLLWRNKKISGGVLAGATAIWVLLEWLDYHFLTLVCFTLILGMLAQFLWSNVSGLLSRSASKPPRLVVPNDVFVDIGKSVGAEVNEALKFLQDVALGGNLKQFLIVVGSLWAAAIIGSWCNFITVLYIGFVAAHTLPVLYERYEDQVDSFGDQVLDQLQHHYRKLDTVLLSRIPKGKLTAKKFE; encoded by the exons ATGCCTGAGATAATAACAGCCGAGAATATATTCAACGAGATTAAGGAAACAATCGGTGAAAATGTTCTTAAGCAGAAGTCTGTTTCATTCATTGAGGGGGACAAGGCCGACGCAGTTACTTCTCAATTTAAAAGGCTCTTTGGACGCCAGAAGCCGATTCACCGTCTATTTGGGGGTGGAAAAT CTGCTGATGTGTTACTGTGGAGGAACAAAAAGATCTCAGGAGGTGTCTTAGCCGGTGCAACTGCTATATGGGTGCTTTTGGAGTGGCTTGACTACCACTTTCTGACGCTTGTATGTTTCACTCTCATCCTTGGCATGCTAGCTCAGTTTCTGTGGTCAAATGTTTCTGGGTTGCTGAGCAG GTCAGCATCCAAACCCCCTCGTCTTGTGGTGCCTAATGATGTCTTTGTTGACATCGGGAAGTCTGTAGGAGCTGAGGTTAACGAAGCTTTGAAATTCCTTCAGGATGTTGCTCTGGGAGGAAACTTGAAGCAATTCCTCATT GTTGTGGGGAGCCTTTGGGCAGCAGCTATAATAGGAAGCTGGTGCAATTTTATAACAGTGTTGTACATTG GTTTTGTTGCTGCTCACACATTACCTGTTCTGTATGAGCGATATGAAGATCAAGTCGACAGCTTCGGTGACCAGGTCCTGGACCAGCTTCAGCATCACTATCGTAAATTGGATACTGTTCTTCTCAGCAGGATCCCCAAAGGGAAGCTCACGGCCAAGAAGTTCGAATAG